Below is a genomic region from Thunnus albacares chromosome 4, fThuAlb1.1, whole genome shotgun sequence.
acCGTTTATTAACTGCTTATCAATGCTAAATGGTggacttaaagtaaaatgttactCATTATCATTTCAATGTTAGCAAAAAGAATACAGCCGACTTAATGCGAACATTAAACACTAGTCAACtaatgtgttgtatgttgtatttgGTGATTTTGTTTGTAAATCAAGTAACAAAGAcgttaaatatgttttttaatgtctatattttatgtatatgtttaGAAGGCAGTATGAGTTGAAGCACATAattcattaaaatcaaactgaCACTGAAAACACGAGAGGtttaagttttatatttttataattcagTCATTGTTAAAGTGATTTTTTAagcagaaaaaagaacaaaccaTAAATGATCTAGTTCcggcttctcagatgtgattaTTCTCTGgtttttattctcctttatGATAATGAACAGattattttggggttttggacaaTTGCTCAGACAAGACGagctctgggaacttgtgatggatgtttttcaCAATTTGCCTACATTTTATAGAGCACaccaataatcaattaattaggaaaataatcagtagattaattgataatcataataatcatgagttgcagccctataatCTGTTTCACTTGGTTTAACGGGGCTAACATCACCTGCTCCTTATTTAAAATCAACCAGGTTGTATTTTTTAGGTAATTTAGCAGTTTATTATTTCTGTCACACCTACCTGTAACCAGCGTTGGAAATAAATGGGGGGCAACagcaaaaatgccccaaaaaatCTCAGAATTCCCCTAAAAACTGATTGAGGGGCAAAAATTGCCCCCAAGATTTCAAATAATTTCCATTTCCGTCTctaacacacccacacaaacagcGCTGTTGTTGACGCTGCGCTGCTGTTACGATACCTGGCAGAGGCCACGCAGTCCTGCACCTGCAGTGATTTTGGCTGCTGTGATGGACCAGAACCTCATTAAAAAAGCTCCAACTGTTACTGAAGAACCCAAATCCTGGGCCGTCACCAACTCCAGCAAATGAGACGGCAAAGAAAGTTGCTGCTtctacaatttaaaaatgtaaaatagaCTGACTTAGTGTTTAAGAGGTGAATAAAATGACCTTCCTCTACTGTAAAGCTCAACCACCCAAACAGCCTGGACAGCTAAAAGCTAATCATGACTCTGTTAAAGGAAACAAACAGGTTAAAAAGTATTCAGCACCAAACGAGCATCATTGATTCTTATGGTAAGTAACATTAACTAGAGACTTTAAAATGCCTTTGGTCTGGCGAGTTAGCTAACATTAATGTTAGCAAGTTGGCTAGATATCGTTAATGTTACACCCTACATGTGGGTTTTGCCGACTCTGTGAATCTtgggttacaccatggttacctaaccaacgttgttGCCGTGGTAGCAAGTTGCCTGTGAcggcacccacctgtcactcaagGTGGCCACGCCCTTAATTATccataactttaagcctttaTAAAAttcaaacaggtgagttatataaaaattcaccccaCGTACAGTTGTCACGAacagggaaattagctatagagaccaaaactgttttttgtaccaggctgtaaacatgtttatttctgctgtaaagttgggggtttatggggattgactcgcttttggagcctcaagtggtcattcaaggaactgcagccAACTTCTGCGTTGGCGTCATTTTTCAGCCCCTCAAGTTGACACTTGGATGATCAGTGACTAACATTACTGAGCTTAATCCACCAAATGAAGTAAACTTTTTAGTCCCAAATCTAGAACCTACTTTTTCAGTCTACTAACCAATGAGGCAGTGCTGGATAGTCGAGTCTATAATGTAATTTCTTTCATGCTCAAAACGTCAGCAGCTAAATTTGGGGATGAAATAAAGCGTGCACCTCATTATACCTGTAGCCACTAGTCTGTAATTTAGTGAAACACCTGAGGCTGTGGCATACAATGCATCAAACCTACAATGATGAGATCATCAAAGTTTGACTGGTTTTGACTTGTAGGAGAAATGAAATAAGCAATGAGAAGGTGACCTTTACCGTCGTTATTGGCACAACAGTAATGCGGTCATGAGGTGCTTGCGTAGGCGTCACTGAAGAGCCAATAATGACGGTAAAGCTCACTCTCAAGTGTAATTTTGGGATTATACAACAGCTACcaaccaaataaaatatataattaaaatgtattcatattgtgaggcagttcTCTCTCAAAATAGCTTTTTACTAGTGTTATCTTCCTGGAAATACATGGggtatgactaatacctggagAACAATCAGTCACGTCTGTAGACTCCTATGTAATGAAACCTAGTTTACAACTCCAGCAAGTAGGCCGACCCTTAGTAACGACCTAGCAACAGAGACCATTTCTAGTCCCTGTTGAGTCAGCTAGCCATCTtgagctaatgctttctagCTTTCGTGggatttcccaaactgaataaattccacacatataaacacaaaactgctttgctaacTCAGTCTTGTTGTCACTAATATATCTGCtgaagaaaatcatttttccatggacagatttagctactatgTCAGCAAActtcacatacatttttaagctagtagcGCTGTTGCACCAAACTGGAGTTCCCACGAGCAGGAGTTGAGATATACTCTCAACTGAAGAGAAAATGGTTAAGTCTTCTTGTGTACCAGGGTCTCAGAGTTCAGTCCACTTGGTAAagagtctgttttattttccccACGACCCCAAATCATTTCAGTTCCTATAGTTCTAATCAATGGCGGAGTAATATTTATAGTGACGAGGCATCTAGTGGTTCATACTGAAGGCTCTTCCTAAATAAAGTCGTAGTTGTTGAAAGTGAATCAACCTGCATGTGCTTATTATTTTAGTTAGAAAATGTAGATAATTATTACAAATGAGACGGTGTTTACTCAACTGCTGATGAATGCATTTTAATCTGGGctcatttcacattaaaagcagcaACTTTATGCACtaattactattttttaaaagtgccCCCAAAATTTTGTAAATGCCCCAATTTTTTAGACccccaaatattttttaaatttccctCACTGCCTGTAACGCACTGTAAGAAAGAATATTTACTAATATAACATATttactaatattttttttacatgacaaaaactgattaaatgaaaaatgaagaagaCCATGTAAATAATGCACcttgtctttattttgtttgtttctttcagatGTATTTGATCCAAACATACCGGAGGAGGGACCGTCAGCTCCCCCTCCTGGCTGGCTGGAGGACATACATGGATACCAGGGCCACAAAGGAGGAGGTGAGGCTCCTTCTGTTCTTATTCACCGTGTCTCATTTCTCGGTGCTCATCTCtcgtctctgtgtttgtgtttgttgtccAGAGGATGATAACCCGTTGTACCCGCCTCCCCCCGCCTACAACCCCCAACCCGAACTCAACAGGAACACTTTGGTGCCCAATgtcaggtaacacacacatcaatTATTGACTGAAGTAACTGAAAATGTCCCTCAAGATTTTAGATAATGAAGGTAGGGTGGGGTGTTTGCTCGTCCAGGGTCCCCACAGTATCGGAGGATGTGGCCAGAGATGCTCTGATCAAGTTTGTGGAATCAAAATGGAGGTACAGCTCCAAACCTGCCAGGAACCTCACCTTCAAAGAACTCAAACCCATCACCGTGTACAGGGTAGGAGCATGTCCTGCATTAGAAATAtctactacacacacacacacacacacacaggtctcaGACTCTGCCTTTCTCACCGTGTGAGAACTTTATATGGTTGGTTTATctcagcataaagactggaaacagggtaACAACGTGTCTGTCTAAAGGTTAACATATCTGCAGCACCTCTCAGTTccactaattaacacataaattgtttatttaatctgtacTCAAGCAAATATCAGTTTGTGATTTTACGAGGGTTTATGTGTCAGGCTGTTTATTGGCCGGGCAcggtgacttcctggagtcttgtcttcactgtgaggttgccaagaaaaacagcagcgTCTCCAGGATACTAtaatagtccagcacataatcCCGTGCATAACCACAGATTTAATGTTTGTACACTTTGATTTTTGTgcacattaaacaaacaagatataatgtgttagtTAGGAAGCTTCAGAGCTGCTGGCAGGTGGATTTTGGTTCTGTTTGACTGAATCAGGCTGGTTGTGAAGCTAaatggctgctggctgtagcttcatatttaccgcacagacatgagagtgatataTATGATGTCACTtaactctgcaagaaagcaaaatgtaaaactgttcTCTGTTTGAAGAGGTAAACAGTTGGGAATCCATTGGCCTGACAGGGCggcaacatgaacatgtgtgtttacattgaCTGCATAAAGAATCCTCCGGTGTCGTCTGTCTTCCTCCTGCAGTATCGACTGGAGACCTACACTGAGACCAGAACCAGCGCCTGGCAGTTTGAATCATACAACGGTAAATCTTTACTCTCAGCTAAATCACACACAGAATTTGTATCTGTACTTAGTGAGTCACTGAACAAGTTAAAAAtggacctgatgatggcagCTAGAGGAAAAAAGTCAGAGGAAACATAAAGTCATCAGGGTTCATCCTCCGGGCACCGAGATGTCTGATCCAAAGTTCACGCCGGTTCGTCCAGTATTAATGTGTTGAAACGTGACCTTAAAGAATTGGACTTTTATGTCAGAGTTGACAGATTGCTGTTAATTTATACACACAGGAAGAGCAGCCAATCAGACTCCAGCAGCTCTTCACAGTACTTGTAAACTAGTTGGTCAGTGAGATGAATCAGCGCTGACCTCTGTTGTTTTCAACAAACAGGTCAGCCGGTGGATGGTCCTCAGTACGGTATGAGTCCTCCACCGTGGGACATCCCAGTGTCGATGCCTCCCAGATACACCGACATGGTGGAGAAGATCCGCGTGCCGCACTCGTCCTTCGTCAAGGTAAAGCTCGTCACGTTTAGTTTAGGAGCTTTTAGAAATACatgaatattattataaatatgaaAGATGTGGTTTCTcagggttgtttttttattattttagattGTTAAACTTTCTCTGTTTTCCTGATTTGCTATTGTTGTTTTAGTAGCAACATGcatatatacgtgtgtgtgtgtgtgtgtgtgtgtgtgtgtgtgtgtgtgtgtgtatgtgtgtgtgtgtgtgtgtgtgttggttttttaGCTGTGTCACAAGTGCAACGGCTGTGGAAGAACTCGCTGTATTCAGTGTCACGGTAGAGGAAGGGTAAGATCACTGTTGAAGGATTCCTGAGCTTCTCACATGAGGAGATGTTAAATCGCTGTATGTTTGGTTTGTGTTGTGAAGGTCaagtttattatatttatttggtGTCTTAATTCAGTCATAACATGTAATCTGATTATTGCCCTTCAgattaaaaccacatttttagtgttttgaGAAATGTACAGAGTCCTGCAGAAAAATATACCACGTTTACATGATGTCATATGCATATTTTGtattgtagtagtagtaagtagTTTGCACCAAACTTTAG
It encodes:
- the ssuh2.1 gene encoding protein SSUH2 homolog isoform X2, which codes for MDEKDEDPDVFDPNIPEEGPSAPPPGWLEDIHGYQGHKGGEDDNPLYPPPPAYNPQPELNRNTLVPNVRVPTVSEDVARDALIKFVESKWRYSSKPARNLTFKELKPITVYRYRLETYTETRTSAWQFESYNGQPVDGPQYGMSPPPWDIPVSMPPRYTDMVEKIRVPHSSFVKLCHKCNGCGRTRCIQCHGRGRKRCTFCHGHGRTRNKRCTSCHGRGRKRCISCHGNGYKTCSVCHGSQNLLHFIQLTVTWKNNVAHFIPDRQPDFPDKKFEKVTGDPFFVDESVLVYPIQGFPDREICDVTTKLINEHLNRFSTTSRILQQRQTIELVPLTHAYYSYNGKDFSFFVYGVENKVFTPKYPSACSIL